A part of Komagataeibacter medellinensis NBRC 3288 genomic DNA contains:
- a CDS encoding Y-family DNA polymerase: protein MPKGDWHRVVSLYLPLWPTDRLRKRLGGDAPAPDCPLVLAGREGRRRVVLSVDLAARRLGLRPGTPVAKAQALHPDLLIMDADPDGDRAGLERLALWFQHRIAPIVAPDPPDGIVLDTTGADHLHGGEAVMLENMVTRLKESGITTRAAIADTWGAAHALARYGRGRITLVPPGETAAAITDLPIEALRLPADIIDGLHGLGVSRIGPLAGMPRAPLALRFGPDVARRLDQAFGRQAEAIVPVRLQAPVQVSRSFAEPISAAETIARYITKLVPPLCAGLEEREQGVRRLDLLLHRVDSRTEAVRVSTAMPVRDVRRLTRLLCDRIETIDPGFGIERMVLTASLAEPILHRQGVSTLIEEEEADVSDLIDTLANRVGTQALYRFAPVESDVPERAVCRVPALAAEDGKEWPDHWPRPTRLLPRPEPIQTMAVLPDHPPVFFIWRGIRRRIRCADGPERVFGEWWKGDTELTTVRDYFRVEDTSGETFWVYRTGDGEHGETGSQGWFLHGFFE from the coding sequence ATGCCAAAGGGAGACTGGCACCGTGTCGTCTCGCTCTACCTGCCGCTCTGGCCGACAGACCGGCTCAGGAAGCGGCTGGGCGGCGACGCGCCCGCGCCTGACTGCCCATTGGTGCTGGCCGGACGGGAAGGGCGGCGACGGGTCGTGCTGTCGGTCGATCTCGCCGCCCGTAGGCTGGGTCTTCGCCCCGGCACGCCTGTCGCGAAAGCGCAGGCGCTTCATCCCGATCTGCTCATCATGGACGCCGACCCGGACGGTGACCGGGCTGGACTGGAGCGGCTGGCGCTGTGGTTCCAGCACCGCATCGCTCCCATCGTGGCCCCCGATCCGCCAGACGGCATCGTGCTGGATACGACCGGTGCCGATCACCTGCATGGGGGCGAGGCCGTCATGCTGGAGAACATGGTCACCCGCCTGAAGGAGTCCGGGATCACGACCCGGGCAGCCATTGCCGATACATGGGGTGCGGCCCATGCGCTGGCGCGCTATGGCCGGGGACGCATTACCCTCGTGCCGCCCGGTGAGACGGCGGCAGCGATCACTGATCTGCCCATCGAAGCCCTGCGCCTGCCAGCGGACATCATCGATGGCCTCCATGGGCTGGGCGTGTCACGCATCGGCCCGCTGGCCGGCATGCCACGCGCGCCGCTGGCCCTGCGCTTCGGTCCGGATGTCGCCCGCAGGCTGGACCAGGCTTTCGGACGGCAGGCGGAAGCCATTGTCCCGGTCCGGCTGCAGGCACCGGTGCAGGTCAGCCGGAGCTTTGCCGAACCGATCAGCGCCGCCGAGACCATAGCCCGCTACATCACCAAACTCGTACCGCCCCTGTGCGCCGGGCTGGAGGAACGCGAGCAGGGTGTGCGCCGCCTCGACCTGCTGCTGCACCGTGTGGACAGCCGCACCGAGGCCGTCCGTGTGTCCACGGCCATGCCGGTGCGGGATGTCAGACGCCTGACCCGTCTGCTCTGTGACAGGATCGAGACCATCGATCCGGGCTTCGGAATCGAGCGCATGGTGCTGACCGCGTCGCTGGCCGAGCCGATCCTCCACCGCCAGGGTGTCTCCACCCTGATCGAGGAGGAAGAAGCAGACGTCTCCGACCTGATCGATACCCTGGCCAACCGCGTCGGCACACAGGCCCTGTATCGCTTCGCCCCGGTGGAAAGCGACGTGCCAGAGCGAGCCGTCTGCCGCGTGCCCGCCCTTGCAGCCGAGGATGGAAAGGAGTGGCCGGATCACTGGCCACGCCCCACCCGCCTGCTGCCCCGTCCCGAGCCGATCCAGACCATGGCGGTGCTGCCCGACCATCCACCGGTCTTCTTCATCTGGCGCGGCATCCGCCGCCGGATCAGGTGCGCCGATGGCCCCGAGCGGGTCTTTGGCGAATGGTGGAAAGGGGATACCGAACTGACCACCGTGCGGGACTATTTCCGGGTGGAAGACACCAGCGGGGAAACATTCTGGGTTTACCGGACCGGGGATGGCGAACATGGTGAAACGGGTTCGCAGGGCTGGTTCCTGCACGGTTTCTTTGAATGA